A genomic window from Cupriavidus basilensis includes:
- a CDS encoding amino acid aminotransferase translates to MSLFSAVEMAPRDPILGLNEAFNADTRATKVNLGVGVYFTDEGKIPLLRAVQEAEKARLTTATPRGYLPIEGIAAYDQAVQTLLFGKESPLITEGRVVTAQALGGTGALKIGADFLKRLYPDAKVAISDPSWENHRALFEAAGFPVINYAYYDAASHGLNFAGMVESLKSYAANTIVVLHACCHNPTGVDLSAEQWKQVVELIKERNLIPFLDMAYQGFAEGIEPDGAAVRLFAESGLPFFVSSSFSKSFSLYGERVGALSIVTTGKEEAQRVMSQVKRVIRTNYSNPPTHGGTVVATVLNSPELRAMWEQELGEMRDRIKLMRHALVDKLAAKGVPGDFSFVKSQRGMFSYSGLNSAQVDVLRNEHGIYAVGTGRICVAALNSRNIDAVVNAIAAVL, encoded by the coding sequence ATGAGTTTGTTTTCTGCCGTCGAGATGGCCCCGCGCGACCCGATCCTGGGCCTGAATGAAGCCTTCAATGCCGATACCCGTGCCACCAAGGTCAATCTGGGTGTTGGCGTGTACTTCACCGACGAAGGGAAAATCCCTCTGCTGCGCGCCGTGCAGGAAGCCGAAAAGGCCCGCCTGACCACCGCCACCCCGCGTGGCTACCTGCCGATCGAAGGCATCGCCGCCTATGACCAGGCCGTGCAGACCCTGCTGTTCGGCAAGGAATCGCCGCTGATCACCGAAGGCCGTGTTGTGACCGCCCAGGCACTCGGCGGCACCGGCGCGCTGAAGATCGGCGCCGACTTCCTCAAGCGCCTGTACCCGGACGCCAAGGTCGCCATCAGCGACCCGAGCTGGGAAAACCACCGTGCCCTGTTCGAGGCAGCCGGTTTCCCCGTGATCAACTACGCCTACTACGATGCTGCCAGCCACGGCCTGAATTTCGCCGGCATGGTGGAGTCGCTCAAGTCGTACGCCGCCAACACCATCGTGGTGCTGCACGCCTGCTGCCACAACCCGACCGGCGTTGACCTGTCGGCCGAGCAGTGGAAGCAGGTGGTGGAACTGATCAAGGAACGCAACCTGATCCCGTTCCTCGACATGGCCTACCAGGGCTTCGCGGAAGGCATCGAGCCGGATGGCGCCGCCGTGCGCCTGTTCGCCGAATCCGGCCTGCCGTTCTTCGTGTCGAGCTCGTTCTCGAAGAGCTTCTCCCTGTACGGCGAGCGCGTGGGCGCGCTGTCGATCGTCACCACGGGCAAGGAAGAAGCCCAGCGCGTGATGTCTCAGGTCAAGCGCGTCATCCGCACCAACTACTCCAACCCGCCGACCCACGGCGGCACCGTGGTCGCCACCGTGCTGAACAGCCCGGAGCTGCGCGCCATGTGGGAGCAGGAACTGGGCGAGATGCGCGACCGCATCAAGCTGATGCGCCATGCGCTGGTGGACAAGCTGGCCGCCAAGGGCGTGCCGGGCGACTTCTCCTTCGTCAAGTCCCAGCGCGGCATGTTCTCGTACTCGGGCCTGAACTCGGCCCAGGTCGACGTACTGCGCAACGAGCACGGCATCTACGCCGTGGGCACC
- the uvrB gene encoding excinuclease ABC subunit UvrB, whose amino-acid sequence MSNLVEVAPALDEEKFATFPGSPFQLYQPYLPAGDQPEAIRQLVEGVEDGLSYQTLLGVTGSGKTFTMANVIARMGRPAIVFAPNKTLAAQLYSEFREFFPRNAVEYFVSYYDYYQPEAYVPQRDLFIEKDSSINEHIEQMRLSATKSLLERRDTIIVASVSAIYGIGNPSEYHKMILTLRTGDKISQRDVIARLIAMQYTRNETDFQRGTFRVRGDTLDIFPAEHAELAVRVDMFDDEIDSLQFFDPLTGRVRQKIPRFTVYPSSHYVTPRETVLRAIEDIKVELRERLDFFYKENKLVEAQRLEQRSRFDLEMLSELGFCKGIENYSRHLSGAKPGDPPPTLVDYLPQDALMFLDESHVLMGQFNGMYNGDKARKTTLVDYGFRLPSALDNRPLKFSEFEGKMRQVMFVSATPSNYENEHAGQVVEQVVRPTGLVDPIIHVRPATTQVDDLLSEIHQKVSVGERVLVTTLTKRMSEQLTEFLTENGVKVRYLHSDIDTVERVEIIRDLRLGTFDVLVGINLLREGLDIPEVSLVAILDADKEGFLRAERSLIQTIGRAARNVNGTAILYADRMTDSMKRAIGETERRRAKQIAFNEANGIVPRGVVKRIKDIIDGVYDPGEVKAELLAAEERAKYEDMSEKQVAKEIKRLEKQMFEHAKNLEFEKAGQVRDQLAKLKRQIFGASGDGEHLPPAAAAAS is encoded by the coding sequence ATGTCGAATCTCGTTGAAGTCGCGCCCGCGCTGGATGAAGAGAAGTTCGCGACCTTTCCCGGCTCGCCGTTCCAGCTTTACCAGCCCTATCTGCCGGCGGGCGATCAGCCCGAGGCGATCCGCCAACTGGTCGAGGGTGTGGAGGACGGCCTGTCTTACCAGACCCTGCTGGGGGTGACCGGTTCGGGCAAGACCTTCACCATGGCCAACGTGATTGCCCGCATGGGCCGTCCGGCCATCGTGTTCGCGCCCAACAAGACGCTGGCCGCGCAGCTGTATTCCGAGTTCCGCGAGTTCTTCCCGCGCAATGCCGTGGAATACTTCGTCAGCTATTACGACTACTACCAGCCCGAAGCCTACGTGCCGCAGCGCGACTTGTTCATCGAGAAGGATTCCTCGATCAACGAGCATATCGAGCAGATGCGGCTGTCGGCCACCAAGAGCCTGCTGGAGCGGCGCGACACCATCATCGTGGCCAGCGTCTCGGCCATCTACGGTATCGGCAACCCGTCCGAGTACCACAAGATGATCCTGACGCTGCGCACCGGCGACAAGATCAGCCAGCGCGATGTGATCGCGCGCCTGATCGCCATGCAGTACACCCGCAACGAGACCGATTTCCAGCGCGGCACTTTCCGCGTGCGCGGCGATACGCTGGACATCTTCCCGGCCGAGCATGCCGAGCTGGCGGTGCGCGTCGACATGTTCGACGACGAGATCGATTCGCTGCAGTTCTTCGACCCGCTCACCGGGCGGGTGCGGCAGAAGATCCCGCGCTTCACGGTCTATCCGTCGAGCCACTACGTGACCCCGCGCGAGACCGTGCTGCGGGCGATCGAGGACATCAAGGTAGAACTGCGCGAGCGCCTGGACTTCTTCTATAAGGAGAACAAGCTGGTGGAGGCGCAGCGGCTGGAGCAGCGCTCCCGCTTCGACCTGGAAATGCTCTCCGAGCTCGGGTTCTGCAAGGGCATCGAGAATTACTCCCGCCATCTGTCGGGCGCCAAGCCGGGCGATCCGCCGCCAACGCTGGTCGATTACCTGCCGCAGGACGCGTTGATGTTCCTGGACGAGTCGCACGTGCTGATGGGTCAGTTCAACGGCATGTACAACGGCGACAAGGCGCGCAAGACGACCCTCGTCGACTATGGCTTCCGGCTGCCGTCCGCTCTGGACAACCGCCCCCTCAAGTTCTCGGAGTTCGAGGGCAAGATGCGGCAGGTGATGTTTGTCTCCGCCACGCCGTCCAACTACGAGAACGAGCACGCGGGCCAGGTGGTGGAGCAGGTGGTGCGGCCCACCGGCCTGGTCGATCCGATCATCCACGTGCGTCCCGCGACCACGCAGGTTGACGACCTGCTGTCAGAGATCCACCAGAAGGTTTCCGTCGGCGAGCGCGTGCTGGTGACCACGCTGACCAAGCGCATGTCCGAGCAGCTCACGGAGTTTCTGACGGAGAATGGCGTCAAGGTGCGTTACCTGCACTCGGACATCGATACGGTGGAGCGCGTCGAGATCATTCGCGACCTCCGCCTGGGTACCTTCGACGTGCTGGTCGGCATCAACCTGCTGCGCGAGGGCCTGGATATTCCGGAAGTCTCGCTGGTGGCAATTCTCGACGCTGACAAGGAAGGCTTCCTGCGCGCCGAGCGTTCGCTGATCCAGACCATCGGCCGCGCGGCCCGTAACGTCAACGGCACCGCCATCCTGTACGCGGACCGGATGACCGATTCGATGAAGCGGGCGATCGGTGAGACGGAGCGCCGCCGCGCCAAGCAGATCGCGTTCAATGAAGCCAATGGCATCGTGCCGCGCGGCGTGGTCAAGCGCATCAAGGACATCATCGACGGGGTCTACGACCCGGGCGAGGTCAAGGCCGAGCTGCTGGCCGCGGAAGAGCGCGCCAAGTACGAGGATATGAGCGAGAAGCAGGTTGCGAAGGAGATCAAGCGGCTGGAGAAGCAGATGTTCGAGCACGCCAAGAATCTCGAGTTCGAGAAGGCCGGGCAGGTGCGCGATCAGTTGGCCAAGCTCAAGCGCCAGATCTTTGGCGCCAGCGGCGATGGGGAGCACCTGCCGCCGGCCGCCGCGGCCGCGTCCTGA
- a CDS encoding putative quinol monooxygenase — translation MVKFALWVPLHAKPGKEKEVEEFLLAGLPLVQAEAGTTAWFALRLGPSMFGIFDAFPDEAGRNAHLCGKVAEALMAKAPDLFAKPPSIEKLDVLAAKLP, via the coding sequence ATGGTCAAGTTCGCTCTGTGGGTTCCGCTGCATGCGAAGCCCGGCAAGGAAAAGGAAGTCGAGGAATTCCTGCTCGCCGGCCTGCCGCTGGTACAGGCCGAAGCCGGCACCACGGCATGGTTTGCGCTGCGGCTCGGGCCATCCATGTTCGGCATCTTCGATGCGTTTCCCGATGAGGCGGGGCGCAACGCCCATCTCTGCGGCAAGGTGGCCGAGGCCCTGATGGCCAAGGCGCCCGACCTGTTCGCCAAGCCGCCCTCCATCGAAAAGCTGGATGTGCTGGCGGCCAAGCTGCCCTGA
- a CDS encoding low molecular weight protein-tyrosine-phosphatase, whose amino-acid sequence MKKYAILMCCMGNICRSPTAEGVLRAKLEPVGLADLVELDSAGTHGYHIGRAPDARSQRHALARGYDLCAQRARQVMAQDFARFDLLLAMDRDNLAALRAICPPGREDKLRLLMSFASRHAADEVPDPYYGEGDGFERVLDYVEDACDGVIAMLRAQGLGGAT is encoded by the coding sequence ATGAAGAAATACGCCATCTTGATGTGTTGCATGGGAAACATATGCCGTTCTCCGACTGCGGAGGGCGTGCTGCGCGCCAAGCTGGAGCCGGTTGGCCTGGCCGATCTGGTCGAGCTGGATTCCGCCGGCACGCATGGTTATCACATCGGGCGCGCGCCGGATGCGCGCTCCCAGCGTCATGCGCTGGCCCGTGGCTATGACCTCTGCGCGCAACGCGCGCGCCAGGTCATGGCGCAGGATTTCGCCCGTTTCGACCTGCTGCTTGCCATGGACCGGGACAACCTGGCGGCGCTGCGCGCCATCTGCCCCCCTGGGCGCGAGGACAAGCTGCGCCTGCTGATGAGTTTCGCCAGCCGGCACGCCGCGGACGAAGTGCCGGATCCGTACTACGGCGAGGGTGATGGCTTCGAGCGCGTGCTCGACTATGTCGAAGACGCTTGCGATGGCGTGATCGCCATGCTGCGTGCCCAGGGGCTTGGCGGCGCCACCTGA
- a CDS encoding site-specific recombinase — protein MFRSLFRKWRESRNASLQLDAILAAADPEAPLADRNGWLIELGYWIRRDGLPGAEGVAADKSRREHVRLRYLLQVLGRNPEVAGRFARMVRAIVRDNDPVTLLCDTGVASHPGFWSEVLNRLQARFLPPPPNRSDMAGLFALLFIDDNDADWVEALDGDLLERLAAVLRTDDPQAPGDAAELPEWDRFDRTLTTSIQVLVSQVRATGLSQAIRSRLKGKVQDTPFFRLDSAVQALCDEEEAARGGEAFAHRLNYFRALLDGCHQAAQRVYDDLEENGVSVEVVFQIERMKVRLARIELLLATWVEPQRRGRHAHLIAALIRSTQARRSIGHLAGTSFSQLARKVVERSAETGEHYITRDRREYRELMRAAAGGGLITVGTVYLKFLIYGLHLDKFIEGLLASLNYAGSFLVIHFAHFTLATKQPAMTGPALAHRLDAVGRPEGREIFVEDTIAMIRSNAAAIFGNLAVVFPVAMGIQWLANRILGANLITPAKAIATIESFSILGPTPIYAIFTGVLLWLSSLVAGWADNWFALHKVHDVMAYNRRLRYVLGARGATRMADFWKRNMSGIAANVSLGLLLGLGPEILSFFGPHMEVRHVTLSTGSVGAAIGVLGIAVLKMPSFWLAVAGIALMGLLNVAVSFALAFNMALRSRSLRPVDRRALSSAVRRRILKHPWSLIVPPRAPVGGASAEQGQV, from the coding sequence ATGTTTCGTTCCCTGTTCCGCAAATGGCGCGAGTCGCGCAATGCCAGCCTGCAACTCGACGCAATCCTGGCGGCAGCGGACCCGGAGGCGCCGCTGGCGGACCGTAACGGCTGGCTGATCGAGCTGGGCTACTGGATCCGGCGCGACGGGCTGCCGGGCGCCGAAGGCGTGGCGGCCGATAAGAGCCGCCGGGAGCACGTGCGGCTGCGCTACCTGCTCCAGGTGCTTGGCCGCAATCCGGAAGTGGCGGGGCGCTTTGCCCGCATGGTGCGTGCCATCGTGCGCGATAACGATCCGGTCACTTTGCTGTGCGACACCGGCGTGGCTTCCCACCCGGGCTTCTGGAGCGAGGTGCTGAACCGGCTGCAGGCGCGGTTCCTGCCCCCTCCGCCCAACCGCAGCGATATGGCGGGCCTGTTCGCGCTGCTGTTTATCGATGACAACGATGCCGACTGGGTCGAGGCGCTCGATGGCGACCTGCTCGAACGGCTGGCGGCCGTGCTGCGTACCGACGACCCGCAAGCGCCGGGCGACGCTGCCGAGCTGCCTGAATGGGATCGTTTCGACCGCACGCTGACCACCAGCATCCAGGTGCTGGTCAGCCAGGTGCGTGCTACCGGACTGAGCCAGGCGATTCGCTCGCGGCTCAAGGGCAAGGTGCAGGACACGCCGTTTTTCCGGCTGGACAGCGCTGTGCAAGCCTTGTGCGACGAGGAGGAGGCAGCGCGCGGCGGCGAGGCCTTTGCGCACCGGCTCAACTATTTCCGCGCGCTGCTCGATGGCTGCCATCAGGCGGCTCAGCGCGTGTACGACGACCTGGAGGAGAACGGCGTCTCGGTGGAGGTGGTGTTCCAGATCGAGCGCATGAAGGTCCGGCTCGCGCGCATCGAACTGTTGCTGGCTACCTGGGTTGAGCCGCAGCGGCGCGGCCGGCACGCCCACCTGATCGCGGCGCTGATCCGCTCCACCCAGGCGCGACGCAGCATCGGGCACCTGGCGGGCACCTCGTTTTCGCAACTGGCGCGCAAGGTGGTTGAGCGTTCGGCCGAGACCGGTGAGCACTACATCACGCGCGATCGCCGCGAGTATCGCGAGCTGATGCGGGCCGCTGCCGGAGGCGGCTTGATCACCGTGGGCACGGTCTATCTCAAGTTCCTGATCTATGGGCTGCACCTGGACAAGTTCATCGAGGGCCTGCTGGCCTCGCTCAACTATGCGGGCAGCTTCCTGGTGATCCACTTCGCGCATTTCACCCTGGCCACCAAGCAGCCGGCGATGACCGGCCCGGCGCTGGCGCACCGGCTCGATGCGGTCGGCAGGCCGGAGGGGCGGGAGATCTTCGTTGAAGATACCATCGCCATGATCCGCTCAAACGCCGCGGCGATCTTCGGCAACCTGGCGGTGGTGTTCCCGGTGGCGATGGGCATCCAGTGGCTCGCCAACCGCATCCTGGGCGCCAACCTGATCACACCCGCCAAGGCGATCGCCACCATCGAGTCGTTTTCCATTCTTGGCCCCACGCCGATCTACGCGATCTTCACGGGGGTACTCTTGTGGCTGTCCAGCCTCGTGGCGGGATGGGCCGACAACTGGTTCGCGCTGCACAAGGTGCATGACGTGATGGCGTACAACCGCCGCCTGCGCTATGTGCTGGGTGCGCGGGGAGCAACGCGGATGGCAGACTTCTGGAAACGCAATATGTCGGGGATCGCTGCCAATGTGTCGCTGGGACTGCTGCTCGGGCTGGGACCGGAGATCCTCAGTTTCTTCGGCCCCCACATGGAAGTGCGGCACGTCACATTGTCGACCGGCTCGGTGGGCGCCGCGATCGGGGTGCTGGGCATTGCCGTGCTGAAGATGCCGTCGTTCTGGCTGGCGGTGGCGGGCATTGCGCTGATGGGGCTGCTGAACGTCGCGGTGAGCTTCGCGCTGGCCTTCAATATGGCGTTGCGATCACGCAGCCTGCGCCCGGTGGATCGCCGGGCGCTGAGTTCAGCCGTGCGGCGGCGCATTCTGAAACACCCCTGGTCGCTGATCGTGCCGCCGCGCGCGCCCGTTGGCGGGGCCTCGGCGGAGCAGGGGCAGGTTTGA
- the iscR gene encoding Fe-S cluster assembly transcriptional regulator IscR — MRLTTKGRFAVTAMIDLAMRQDQGPVTLAGISQRQKISLSYLEQLFGKLRRHEIVESVRGPGGGYSLARKAEDVTVADIIIAVDEPLDATQCGGKGNCNGDEGTGRCMTHELWATLNQKMVEYLDSVSLKNLVDQQRAKCPAVLHDMREESAAQTVAAPIGKPDKQEKPARARVVNSVFSLAQS, encoded by the coding sequence ATGAGACTGACGACCAAAGGCCGCTTTGCGGTAACCGCCATGATTGACCTGGCCATGCGCCAGGATCAGGGTCCCGTTACGCTAGCGGGCATCAGCCAGCGCCAGAAAATATCCCTCTCTTACCTCGAGCAGCTGTTCGGTAAGCTGCGCCGCCACGAGATCGTGGAAAGCGTGCGCGGCCCGGGCGGCGGCTACAGTCTTGCCCGCAAGGCGGAAGACGTGACGGTGGCGGACATCATCATCGCAGTCGATGAGCCGCTCGACGCCACGCAATGCGGCGGAAAGGGTAATTGTAACGGAGATGAGGGAACCGGTCGCTGCATGACCCACGAACTGTGGGCCACGCTGAACCAGAAAATGGTCGAGTATCTCGATTCCGTCTCCCTGAAGAACCTGGTCGACCAGCAGCGCGCCAAGTGTCCCGCGGTGTTGCACGACATGCGCGAGGAGTCGGCTGCGCAAACCGTGGCCGCGCCGATCGGCAAGCCGGACAAGCAGGAAAAGCCCGCGCGTGCGCGGGTGGTGAATTCGGTTTTCAGCCTGGCTCAGTCGTAA
- a CDS encoding IscS subfamily cysteine desulfurase — translation MTMSTPHFPIYMDYSATTPVDPRVADKMIPYLREQFGNPASRSHAYGWDAERAVEEAREQVAALVGADPREIVWTSGATESNNLAIKGAANFYSGKGKHLITVKTEHKAVLDTTRELERQGFEVTYLDVQENGLVDIEVLKAAIRPDTILVSVMLVNNEIGVIQDVAQIGEICRAKGIIFHCDAAQATGKVAIDLNTLKCDLMSFSAHKTYGPKGVGALYVRRKPRVRLEAQMHGGGHERGMRSGTLATHQIVGMGEAFRIAREEMATENERIRMLRDRLWRGLSGMEEVYLNGDLEQRVPHNLNVSFNFVEGESLIMAIKDVAVSSGSACTSASLEPSYVLRALGRNDELAHSSIRFTVGRFTTEEEVDYTVELLKSKIAKLRDLSPLWEMFKDGVDLNSIQWAAH, via the coding sequence ATAACGATGAGCACCCCACATTTCCCCATCTACATGGATTACTCAGCCACCACGCCGGTAGACCCGCGCGTGGCGGACAAGATGATTCCGTACTTGCGTGAACAGTTCGGCAATCCGGCTTCGCGCAGCCACGCCTACGGCTGGGATGCCGAGCGCGCGGTGGAAGAGGCGCGTGAGCAGGTGGCGGCACTGGTGGGCGCCGATCCGCGCGAGATCGTGTGGACATCGGGCGCAACCGAGTCCAACAACCTCGCCATCAAGGGTGCGGCCAATTTCTATTCGGGCAAGGGCAAGCACCTGATCACGGTGAAGACCGAGCACAAGGCTGTGCTCGACACCACCCGTGAGCTGGAGCGCCAGGGCTTCGAGGTGACCTACCTCGACGTGCAGGAAAACGGCCTGGTCGACATCGAAGTGCTAAAGGCGGCGATCCGCCCTGACACGATCCTGGTGTCGGTGATGCTGGTCAACAACGAGATTGGGGTGATCCAGGACGTGGCGCAGATCGGCGAGATCTGCCGCGCCAAGGGCATCATCTTCCATTGCGACGCGGCCCAGGCCACCGGCAAGGTGGCGATCGACCTGAACACGCTGAAGTGCGACCTGATGTCGTTCTCGGCACACAAGACCTACGGCCCGAAGGGCGTGGGCGCGCTGTACGTACGCCGCAAGCCGCGCGTGCGCCTGGAAGCGCAGATGCACGGCGGCGGTCACGAGCGCGGCATGCGTTCGGGCACGCTGGCCACGCATCAGATCGTGGGCATGGGCGAAGCTTTCCGCATCGCCCGCGAGGAAATGGCTACGGAAAACGAACGTATCCGCATGCTGCGCGATCGCCTGTGGCGTGGCCTGTCGGGCATGGAAGAGGTCTACCTCAACGGTGACCTGGAACAACGCGTGCCGCATAACCTCAATGTCAGCTTCAACTTCGTCGAAGGCGAATCGCTGATCATGGCGATCAAGGACGTGGCGGTGTCGTCGGGCTCGGCCTGCACCTCGGCGTCGCTGGAGCCTTCGTACGTGCTGCGCGCCCTGGGCCGCAACGACGAACTCGCGCACAGTTCCATCCGCTTCACGGTGGGCCGTTTCACCACCGAGGAAGAAGTCGATTACACCGTGGAACTGCTCAAGAGCAAGATCGCCAAGCTGCGCGATTTGTCGCCGCTGTGGGAAATGTTCAAGGACGGTGTGGACCTGAATTCCATCCAGTGGGCCGCGCACTAA
- the iscU gene encoding Fe-S cluster assembly scaffold IscU, with the protein MSYSTKVLDHYENPRNVGSFDKNDDAVGTGMVGAPACGDVMKLQIKVNEAGVIEDAKFKTYGCGSAIASSSLVTEWVKGKTVDQALEIKNTHIAEELALPPVKIHCSILAEDAIKAAVEDYKKKHEGAEQKAA; encoded by the coding sequence ATGTCATACAGCACCAAGGTTCTCGACCACTATGAAAACCCCCGCAACGTTGGCTCGTTCGACAAGAACGACGACGCGGTGGGCACCGGCATGGTTGGCGCGCCCGCTTGCGGCGACGTCATGAAGCTGCAGATCAAGGTCAACGAAGCTGGCGTGATCGAAGACGCCAAGTTCAAGACCTATGGCTGCGGCTCGGCCATCGCGTCCTCCTCGCTCGTGACCGAATGGGTCAAGGGCAAGACCGTGGATCAGGCACTGGAAATCAAGAACACGCACATCGCCGAAGAACTGGCGTTGCCGCCGGTGAAGATCCACTGCTCCATCCTGGCCGAAGATGCCATCAAGGCAGCGGTCGAGGACTACAAGAAGAAGCACGAAGGCGCCGAGCAGAAGGCCGCCTGA
- the iscA gene encoding iron-sulfur cluster assembly protein IscA: MITLTEKAAKHVARYLDRRGKGVGLRLGVKTTGCSGLAYKLEYVDDLLPEDSVFESHGIKVIVDPKSLPYIDGTELDFAREGLNEGFRFNNPNVKDECGCGESFRV, translated from the coding sequence ATGATCACGCTTACCGAGAAGGCCGCCAAGCATGTGGCGCGCTACCTGGACCGCCGCGGCAAGGGCGTTGGCCTGCGCCTCGGCGTCAAGACCACCGGCTGCTCGGGCCTGGCCTACAAGCTGGAGTACGTCGACGACCTGTTGCCGGAAGACAGCGTGTTCGAGTCGCACGGCATCAAGGTGATCGTCGATCCCAAGAGCTTGCCGTATATCGACGGCACCGAGCTCGATTTCGCGCGCGAAGGCCTGAACGAGGGGTTCCGCTTCAACAACCCCAACGTCAAGGATGAGTGCGGCTGCGGAGAGTCGTTCCGGGTTTGA
- a CDS encoding DUF3565 domain-containing protein, with protein sequence MKRSIAGFHQDEESHWVAELDCGHGQHMRHDPPWQMRPWTLTPQGRAARMGVLVNCLKCDRAEPPADWAGGSAKRAA encoded by the coding sequence ATGAAACGCAGCATTGCCGGCTTTCACCAGGACGAGGAAAGCCACTGGGTGGCGGAACTCGATTGCGGGCATGGCCAGCATATGCGCCATGACCCGCCCTGGCAGATGCGTCCGTGGACGCTGACGCCGCAGGGGCGTGCGGCCAGGATGGGCGTGCTGGTGAACTGCCTGAAATGCGATCGGGCGGAACCGCCGGCGGATTGGGCGGGCGGCAGCGCAAAGCGCGCTGCCTGA
- the hscB gene encoding Fe-S protein assembly co-chaperone HscB: MKDDYFALFGLPVGYAVDEAALDAAYLTVQSQAHPDRFANAGDAERRVAMQWAAHANEAYRTLRQPLKRAIYLLTLRGVDIQAESNTAMAPAFLMQQMEWREALQEAVEDNDVARLDALLRALRGEKRERHAALGALLDAGDNAGAGSAARQLMFIEKIEHDTSEAIDRLEG; this comes from the coding sequence TTGAAAGACGATTATTTCGCGCTGTTCGGCCTGCCGGTCGGATATGCAGTCGACGAAGCGGCGCTGGATGCCGCTTACCTGACCGTGCAATCGCAGGCGCACCCGGACCGCTTTGCCAACGCCGGCGATGCCGAGCGGCGCGTGGCCATGCAATGGGCCGCGCATGCCAACGAGGCATACCGCACGCTGCGCCAGCCGCTCAAGCGCGCGATCTACCTGCTGACGCTGCGTGGCGTGGACATCCAGGCCGAGAGCAATACTGCCATGGCGCCCGCCTTCCTGATGCAGCAGATGGAATGGCGCGAGGCCCTGCAGGAAGCGGTTGAAGACAATGATGTTGCGCGCCTCGATGCGCTGCTGCGTGCGTTGCGTGGCGAGAAGCGCGAGCGCCACGCGGCGCTGGGTGCGCTGCTCGATGCCGGCGATAACGCGGGTGCCGGCAGCGCGGCCAGGCAATTGATGTTCATCGAGAAAATCGAACACGATACCAGCGAGGCGATCGACCGCCTGGAAGGCTAG